A part of Rhinoderma darwinii isolate aRhiDar2 chromosome 1, aRhiDar2.hap1, whole genome shotgun sequence genomic DNA contains:
- the GPRIN3 gene encoding G protein-regulated inducer of neurite outgrowth 3: MGTVPDPSGSDKSSPTSTEEECPARDISQEDILQLKQATSSNNGNVAQITGVCSSDLNCKLSTESPGIENICEFEEQQTNKTLSSFRKCTQSDTLPPLDETSKETQAINETSQHAATTNNTIQSPTTIVSSIVADLTLPTEEPATEESHLPKDVTMVQIAIEYQVENSTTSTQISEMSVDIKSLDNDKNGQIFSPSQETAAENTQTEKSLDSDPVQDEAKIEDHDNIPAVVQCSQFSQAEEEVNISRDHETLELQLVCKFKEMGTMTSQLESWTKQDAEVQAVANVENKSVSTSPSILAAFLKSSSPVLKERQEQVCIIYQGNPGNPQIDRANFALHSQLSQNHLTPKVCFQPPDAKGSQPIQLHTKSPPDMIRSPFQRPELARNPQVLYRSELDGQGLCLRESHPMPQMQMANASPILMNVKPVYQINIENSTQPKAGQMTKDKFNEQPQFRATHDLGSKARLHHLSGIENIQLHNIRQDNEQTDTLNVPGEGISDRKPFHFKITNEQGSTQAIITTDIKKPKKEERPTPLHVEVEVNSSIGATGGQVEEILEVLVRRDQDEGEHAKRSSSLSLQTRPATDFTQSAVQLTPRLRKAREEKKEPILVTLPTSEPHKSHGKKSSPASSGEAKSQAKQQSKSVKDVVWDEQGMTWEVYGASMDPEALGIAIQNHLQRQIREHEKMIRAQLKQNRKSICSDSSGKKHKRRQHRVFQSILKNFRRPNCCSHPPASAVLE, translated from the coding sequence ATGGGGACTGTACCAGATCCTTCAGGATCTGACAAGTCATCCCCTACATCAACAGAGGAAGAATGCCCTGCTAGAGATATATCCCAGGAGGATATTCTCCAGCTTAAACAGGCAACATCAAGCAACAATGGGAATGTTGCACAAATAACGGGTGTATGTTCTTCTGATCTAAATTGCAAACTATCCACAGAAAGTCCTGGTATTGAAAATATATGTGAATTTGAAGAGCAGCAAACAAATAAAACATTGTCTTCATTCAGGAAGTGTACACAATCAGATACGTTGCCTCCCTTAGATGAAACAAGCAAAGAGACACAAGCCATCAATGAAACTAGTCAACATGCTGCCACTACTAACAATACAATACAGTCACCTACAACTATTGTATCATCTATTGTTGCAGATTTGACATTGCCAACAGAGGAACCAGCAACAGAAGAGAGTCACTTGCCAAAAGATGTAACTATGGTACAAATAGCCATAGAATATCAAGTAGAAAACAGTACAACAAGCACACAGATATCTGAAATGTCTGTGGACATCAAAAGTTTAGATAATGACAAAAATGGACAAATTTTTTCCCCTAGCCAAGAAACAGCAGCTGAGAATACACAGACAGAAAAAAGTCTCGACTCAGATCCAGTACAAGATGAAGCAAAGATAGAAGATCATGACAATATCCCTGCAGTTGTGCAATGTTCACAGTTTAGCCAAGCTGAAGAAGAGGTGAATATAAGTAGGGATCATGAAACCCTGGAATTGCAGTTAGTTTGCAAGTTTAAGGAAATGGGGACAATGACATCACAGCTCGAGAGCTGGACTAAGCAAGATGCTGAAGTACAAGCTGTAgcaaatgtagaaaataaatcTGTGTCCACTAGCCCGAGCATATTAGCTGCATTTCTGAAATCCAGCTCTCCAGTACTTAAAGAAAGACAGGAACAAGTGTGTATAATCTATCAGGGGAACCCAGGGAATCCTCAGATTGACCGTGCTAATTTTGCATTGCATTCACAGCTCTCGCAAAACCACTTAACTCCAAAAGTTTGTTTTCAACCCCCTGACGCAAAGGGTTCCCAGCCAATCCAGTTACACACAAAAAGCCCCCCTGATATGATACGTTCCccatttcagagaccagaactagCAAGGAATCCACAGGTATTATATAGAAGTGAGCTAGATGGACAAGGATTGTGTCTTAGAGAAAGCCACCCTATGCCACAGATGCAAATGGCTAATGCTTCTCCAATTTTAATGAATGTAAAACCTGTTTACCAAATCAATATAGAGAATAGTACTCAACCCAAAGCTGGCCAGATGACAAAGGACAAGTTTAATGAGCAGCCCCAATTCAGGGCAACCCATGATCTGGGCAGCAAAGCTAGACTCCACCATTTAAGTGGCATTGAAAACATTCAATTACATAATATTCGACAAGACAATGAACAGACAGACACTCTTAATGTCCCTGGTGAAGGTATCTCTGATCGGAAACCTTTTCATTTTAAAATTACTAATGAACAGGGTTCCACCCAGGCTATCATCACCACAGATATAAAAAAGCCAAAGAAAGAAGAAAGACCAACTCCACTTCACGTTGAAGTTGAAGTCAACAGCAGTATTGGCGCCACTGGAGGTCAAGTAGAGGAAATACTTGAAGTTTTAGTTAGGAGAGATCAAGATGAAGGAGAACATGCCAAAAGGTCAAGCAGTCTAAGTCTGCAAACCAGACCAGCAACAGACTTTACTCAGAGTGCAGTACAGCTCACACCACGACTAAGAAAAGCTAGGGAAGAGAAAAAGGAACCAATTTTGGTCACTTTACCTACCTCTGAACCTCACAAGTCACATGGCAAAAAGTCAAGTCCAGCTTCAAGTGGAGAGGCTAAAAGCCAAGCAAAGCAACAATCTAAAAGTGTGAAAGATGTGGTATGGGATGAACAGGGCATGACGTGGGAAGTTTATGGAGCTTCTATGGACCCAGAGGCCTTAGGGATTGCAATACAGAACCACTTGCAAAGACAAATCAGAGAACATGAGAAAATGATTAGGGCTCAGTTAAAGCAAAACCGTAAATCGATTTGTTCCGATTCTTCAGGGAAAAAGCACAAAAGAAGACAGCACAGGGTATTTCAATCGATACTCAAGAATTTCAGACGACCAAACTGCTGTAGCCATCCCCCTGCTTCTGCTGTCTTAGAGTAA